TCATCGAGGCGGGCTTGCTCGGCGCGCGACCGCTCGGCACGGACGCGCAAGCGAAGATGACGCGGGGCGCCCGCGAGAACCTCGCGCATTTCCTCGATTCCTTCGACGTGGCGCGCGCCGACGCCACCAGCCTCCCGCTCCGGGACGACAGCGTCGACGCCGCCGTCTTCGACGCGCCCTACGGCCGCCAGTCGAAAATCGAGACCCACGACCTCTCGGACCTCGTGGGCGGCGCGCTCGCGGAGGTCCGCCGGGTCGCGGACCGCTGCGTGCTCGTCGCGGACCGCGACTGGCGCGAGGAAGCGGAAGCCGCGGGCTGGACGGTCGAATCCCGGTTCGAGCGCCGCGTCCACCGGTCGCTCACGCGGTACGTCCTCGTCCTCGCGTAGTCAAGGCCGGTAGTAATCCACGACCGCCGCCACGACCACCGAGACGGCGACGACGGCGAGCGCCGCCGCCCGGTGCTCGCCCAGCGGCTGGAGGCCGAGCGCGAGCATCACGCCGGTCGCGAGGAGGTAGCCCGCGAAACAGACGAACCAGACGGTGTCGTAGTCGAAGGGCGCCTGCTCGGCGGCGACCGCCCACCCGACGACGAAGCCGGGCGCGAGCAGCGCGAACAACCCCCACCACGGCGTACTCGACGGCACGACCGCCTGCAGGACGAGCGACACGGGAAGCGCCACCATCAGTATCGACCCGAGCACGATACCGACGCGCTCCAGTTGGTCGGCCAGAGACACAGTGTCCGTCGGTCGCGGCGCGTAGAAAATCTACCGACCGAACTCCGCGAGCAGGCGGCCGAGTTGGATGCGGTCGCTGTTCCCCTGCGTGAGGTCGAACTCCACGTCGCCCGCGAGCCGGTGGAGTTGTGCGAGTTCGTCGCCGGAGTACCGGGAGCGCCCGACGTCGAGGAGTTCGCGCAGGACTTCCTCGCCGTCCATCCCCTCGTCGACGAGCAGGTCGTCGAGGGTCTTCCGGGCGTCCGTGAAGTCGCCGGCCTCGGCGTCGTCGAGCATCGACTCGACGGCGTCGTCGGCGCCCACGTCCTGTAGCGTCTCGTAGGCAGCGTTCATCGTCACCTCGCCCGCCTGCTCGGCGGTGGTCTGCGCGCCGAGAATCGCCTTCCGGAGGTTGCCCTCGGCGTACCCCGCGACGAACTCCAGGCCGTCCTCGTCGTGGTCGACGCCCTCGGCTTCCACGATGTCGCGGAGGACGGCGACCGTCTCGTCGGGCGTCGGCGCGCGCACCGAGACGGGGAAACACCGCGAGTGAATCGGCGGGATGAGTTTCGACGGCTGGCGGGTCGTGATGACAAACTGCGTCGCCTCGTGGTGGCGCTCCATCACGCGCCGGAGCGCCTGCTGGAAGTCCTCACGGATGGCCTCGGCGTTGTCCAACACGATGGTGTTGTAGTCGCCGGAGACCGGCGGGTAACTCGCGGACTCCTTCAGGACGTGGTTGATGAGGTCGGCCTTCGAGGAGTTCCGGCGGCGCTTCGAGTCGATGAAGGAGGCGAAACGCGGGTCTTCGCTGACCTCCTTTTTCGTCATGCCGAAGAAGTCAGCGACGTTCAGTTCCACGAGGTCGTTCTCGGGGTCCGCGTGGGCTTCGTCGGCGAGCGCGCGCACCGCCGCCGTCTTCCCGGCGCCCTCGGGCCCGTAGACGACGAGGTTCACGGGTTCGTCGACGGCGTCGCGGAGGCGGTCCCGCACGTCCGCCTGCGGGAGGTCCGCGAGCGTCGGCGCGTGCGTGTCGGTCCACAGCGGAGCGTCCATCGGCTACGGGTAGCCGCTACGGGGCAAAGAAAGAGTCGGTCCGGCGAGTCGGAGTCAGGCGACGGTGACGTTCGCCGCGTCCGTCACCGGCTGGCCGTTCGTCACGTACGGGCCGTCGTCCTCGCCCTCGCTGTCCACGAAGTCGTACGTCTCGTCGTCCGTGGTTTCGAGGTGGGGCATCGCGATGAGCGTGTCGTCCTCGGCCATCGCCTCGTCCAGCGTCACCTCGACGTTCTCGTAGTGGCCGGGTTCGAGGTACTCGGAGACGCCGACGACGCTCCCCGTGACCTCACCGTCGAGGAGCGAACTGTCGTGAATCGTGACGTAGCCGCCCTCCGGGAGGTAGGCTTCGTCGACGGTCACCGTCGAGCCGTTGGTCTCCTGTTCGTCGATGTCGACCTGCGCGTTCTCCGTGACCGTGATGGTCGCGAACTCGCTGGAGTTGTACGTCGTCACGCCGTGAATGTACTCGTCCGTCGGGACGCCGGTGGTGTCCACCTCGAAGGTGACCGTCGTCTCGTTGTTCGCGGGGACGGTCACGCGTTCGTGGACGACGACGTCGACGCTCCCGCCTTCGAGGCGGAACGCCACGTCCTCGGTGCGCTCGGCGGGGTCCTCGTTGACGAGCGTCGCTTCGACCGTCACCGTGGAGTTCGGCGCGGCGTAGTTCGGTGCGACGAGGTTCGACACGACGATGCCGCGCGTCCGGGTCTCTTCGGCGTCGCCGAAGGTCACTTTCGCGCTGTCGACGACGGCCTGCCCGCCGGTAGTGTACGGGCCGTCCTCGCTCCCGTTCGTCGCGACGAAGTCGTAGGTCTCGTCGTCGCCGGTTTCGAGGTGCGGCATCGCGACGAGCACTTCGCTGCCGTTCGGCGGCGTGGCGTTCTCGAAGTCCGCGCCGGATACGCCCTCGTAGAGCGTCACGGTGACGTTCTCGTGGGTGCCGGCGTCGAGATACTCGGAGACGCCGACGACGCTCCCGAGCGCGTCGCCCTCGAAGAGCGTGTCGTCGTGGATGGTGACGTAGCCGCCCTCGGGCAGCGTGACGTTCCGGACGGTGACGGTGCCGTCCTCGACGGTCTGGTCGTCGAAGGCGACGGTCGCGTTCGCTTCCTGGACGGTCGCTGTCGTCGCGTCAACGGTGGTGTCTGTGGTTGCTGTCGCGTGCGATGCTGTGGCCGCCGTCGCGCCGCCCCAGAGGACGAGCGCGCCGACGACGGCGATGACTGCGAGTCTGCGTACGTTCATGTGTAAGGACACACCTGCAAGGAGTGTGACAGCACTCGCGCGAGCATAAACCGGTCAGATAGTTAACGCCAGTTTCGAAGTATACAGAGCCGCTACGCCGACGAAACGCCGTCGTACTCGTTTCTAGTCGTGGGAGCGTGCGACCACAATCCGACCGTACCCTTCGACAATCCTATCCTACCTCTGATGTTTTCGGGGCGGTGCGCCCGGCTATCGGTGTCGTTTTGCGCGCGGCCCGCGCACGTCGCTGTATGACCCTACAGGTGACGTTCCTCGGGACGAGCGCCGCCGTCCCCACGACGGAGCGCAACCCCAGTTCGGTGTTCGTCCGGCGCGAGGGCGACGCCTTCCTCTTCGACGCCGGCGAGGGGACCCAGCGCCAGATGATGCGGTACGGCACCGGGTTCGACGTCTCCGACGTGTTCGTCACGCACGCCCACGGCGACCACGTCTTCGGCCTCCCCGGCCTCGTCCACACGCTCGACTTCAACGACCGCGAGGACCCCCTCACGATTCACGTGCCGCGGGGCGTCCGCGAGCAGGTCGCCGACCTCGTGTTCGCCGTCGGCGGCGACACCGGCTTCCCCGTCCGCATCCGCGAGGTGGCGGCCGGCGAGACGGTCCTCGACCGCGAAGCGTACGAGATTCGGACGTTCACCACCGACCACCGCACCGACTCCGTCGGGTACGCGCTCGTCGAGGACGACCGGAAGGGGCGCTTCGACCGCGAACACGCGGAGGAACTCGGCGTCCCCGTCGGCCCGAAGTTCTCCCGGTTGCACGACGGACAGGCCGTCGAACTGGAGGACGGCACCGTCGTCGAACCCGAGCAGGTCGTCGGCGACCCGCGACCCGGCCGAACCATCGTCTACACGGGCGACACGCGCCCCCACGACGCCGTCCGCGAGGCCGCCGACGGCGCCGACCTCCTGATTCACGACGCGACGTTCGCGAACGACGCCAACGAGCGCGCCGCCCAGACCGGCCACTCCACGGCCGGCGAGGCCGCGAAGATAGCCGCTGAAGCGGGCGTCCGAGCGCTCGCGCTGACACACGTCTCCTCGCGGTACGCGGGCGACGCCCGCGAACTCAAGCGCGACGCCGAGAAGGGATTCCCCGGCGAGGTGTTCGTCGCCCACGACGGCATGGAGTACGACGTGACGTTCCCCGACACCGACTAAGCGAGTCCGCGCACCGCCGCGAGCGCCGCGTCCACGAACTCGGGTTCGTACGTCCACGCGCCGTAGTAGTCGTTCTCGCCGCGTTGCTCCGCGACCAGCGCGCTCTGCTGGTCGGTGCCGCCGCCGTCGAACACCACGAACCAGTACCGTCCGACCGCCGAGGACGGCGACGCGTGGACGGTGACTGGCGACTCGTCGAGGGCGTCGGTGTCCGCGGACGGGACGACGTAGACGTGGACGTCGAGGCGGGTACCGGCTGCGAGGCGACGGTACACCGGTCGCTGCGCCTCGAACGCCGCGAGCGACTGGAAGCCGGCGTGGAGTTCGCCGCGGCCCGTGCGCCACGCGCGGTCCTCTATCTCGCGGGCGGTCGCGAGCAGTTGTCGGCGCGTCAGCGACGCGAAGACGGTGTCGTCGAACAGGTCGAACAGCGCGCGGTGGGCCGGCGGGAGGGCGTCGCGGTCGAACGCGCGAGCGCTCGGCGGTTCGAGGAACGCGCGGAGGTCGGCGACGGTGACGGCGGCGACGAACTCGCCGGCCTCGTACACCGCGACGAACGGGTCGGGACCGCCCTCGGGGAGGCGGCGGAAGTCGACGTCGACGTTTCGCGCGTCGAACTGGGCGGCGAACGCCCCCGGTTCCGGCGCGAAGTGGACGAGTGACTTCCGGCGGCGACTCGCCGCGTCGACCACGTCTGCGAGCGTCATTCGACGCCTGCGACGGCGCGGTCGTACTCGTAGGCGTCTCGAATGAGTTCGCTGGCGCCCGCTGGCACGTCCGCGAGCGAGACGTTGCCGGCGTCCCACTCGACGAGCCCCGCGTTCGCGAGCCGCGGGAGGTGGACGTGGTGGAGGGAGACGGCGATGCGTTCGCGGTCGGCGGCGTCGACGACGTCGGTGTCGGCCAGTTGCCACCCGGCCAGCACGTCCACGAGGTCGTCGACGGCCACCTCGTCTTCCGCGCGCAGATACCAGAGGACGCGGCGGCGAGTCGCGTCCGCGAGCGCGACGAACAGGTCGTCCGGGTCGGGGCCGTCGACCGCGGCGTCGCTCCGCGGTGGCCCGGCCTCGGACTGCGCAGGTGTGTCGTCTCGGTTCACCATCCGGTCGGACGAACTGTTTGGTACGTCATCACTTACCTGTTTCTCCCAGTTTGCGGCCCGCCGTGAACTTATTAGCCGCCGAACCCTACGTTCCGAAACGTGAGTACCCGCACGAGCGCGCTCGACGCGCGCGTGTTCGGCGTCGACGTGCAGAGCGGCGACGTGCGCGGTGACGCTCCCTCCTACGCGCTCGTCGTGTTCGACGGAGAGACCGTCGAGCGCGACGTGGTGACCCGTCGGAAGCTGCTGCGCCGAATCGACAGCGAGGAGCCGGCCATCGTCGCCACCGACAACATGTACGAGTTGGCGGCCGACAAGGACCAACTCGTCCACGTCCTGCGCGGCCTGCCCGACGAGACGAAACTCGTGCAGGTGACCGGCGACGAGCGCCCGGAACCCCTCTCTCGGGTCGCCAAGCGCCACGGCGTCCCCTACGGGAAGCCCGCAATGGAGGAGGCCGAGGCCGCCGCGCGACTCGCCGCGCGGAACGTCGGCTACGAGGTGTCCGCGTTCACCGACGAGACCGAGGTGAAGGTCTCCCGGGGGCGGTCGACGGGCGGTGGCGGCGGGTGGAGCGAGGACCGCTTCACGCGGCGCATCCACGGCTCCGTGAAACGGGAGGCGCGGAGCGTCGCGTCGAAACTGGACGACGCTGGCCTCGACTACGAGCGCGACGTGACCGAGAAGTACGGCGGCTACGCGAACGCCGTGTTCACGGTGCAGGCGCGCCCCGAGGACATCCCGGTGAGCGGTCGGCGCTCGGGCGACACCAGAGTGGAGGTAGAGCCGGTCAGGCGGGACGGCATCGAGTTCGTCCCACTGGCGCGCCGCCGCGACCGCGTGTTCGTCGGCGTCGACCCCGGCACGACGACGGCTGTCGCGCTCGTGTCCCTGGACGGGCGCGTGCTGGACGTGACGAGCACCCGGACCGCGGACACCGCGGCCGTCATCGAGTGGATTATCGAACGCGGGCGGCCGGTGCTGGTGGCGGCGGACGTGCGCCCGATGCCGGACACCGTCGAGAAGATTCGCGCGAGTTTCGACGCCGCGGGCTGGCGGCCCGAGGCCGACCTGCCCGTCGACGAGAAACAACACCGCACCCGCGAGGAGGGCTACGAGGACGACCACCAGCGGGACGCGATGGCGGCGGCGCTGTTCGCGCACGACGACCACGCCGACCGAATCGAGCGCGTGCGGGAGGCGACGCCCCGCGACCTCGACGCGGGCGAGGTGGTGGCTCGCGTGCTCTCGGGCGAGTCCCTGCAGGGCGTGCTGAACGACCTCACCGAGACCGAGGAGCCGGAGCCCGAGGAGTCCACGCACGACCCCCGAGAGTTGACCGAGGAGGAACGCCGCATCCGCGACCTGGAATCGCAGGTCGAGCGCCTGCAGTCCCACGTCGACGGCCTCGAAACCGAAGTGGCCGAGAAGGAAGCCGAAATCGAGGGCTACGAGGAGGAACTCTCCGAGGCCCGCCGCGAGGAGCGACAGGAGGCCCGCGAGCGCCGCGAGGTGACCCAACTCCAGTGGGAGAACGACCGACTGGAGACCGAACTCGAGGAGGAACGCGAGCGCGCCGACGAACTCGCGGCGAAACTCGAACGCCTGAAGGAACTGTGGAAACTCGACCACTCGAACTTCGCGGACGTGAACAAGAGCGGCGACCTCGTCGCCGTGAAGCCAATCGAGCAGTTCACCGTGGACGCCATCGAGGCCGTCGACGAGGAGTACGGCATCGCGAAGGGCGACGTGGTCTACCTCCGGGACGCCTCCGGCGCGGGCCGCCGCACCGCGGAACTGCTCGCCGACTTCCGGCCCCGCGTCGTCCTGCGGTCGGGCGGCCTCTCGGACGCCGCCGACGAGGTCCTGTTCGAGCGCGAGGTGCCGGTCGGCCCCGCCGACGACGTGACCATCCGGGAAATCGACGAACTCGCCATCGCAAGCGAGGCCGACGTGGAAGCCGTCGTCGCTGACTGGAAGGAGCGGAAAGCCGAGCGCGAGCGCGAGCAGAAGGAGAGCATGGTCGACTCCATCATCTCCGAGCACCGCGCCGACCGGGAGTGAGCGCGGTTCCCGCCCGTCCCTCGACGCGTCCGCTGGACGCGTTCACACACTTCCGCACCGCTTAACCCGGCGGCCCGATTCTCTCGGCGTATGGACACCTACGAACTGGTCACGCGGAACGCGGCGGAAGTCGTGACCGAGGAGGAGGTCCGCGCGCTGGCCGACGACCCCGACGGGAAGCGGGCGTACGTCGGCTACGAGCCGTCGGGCGTCCTCCACCTCGGCCACCTGCTCACCGCGAACAAACTCATCGACCTGCAGGACGCGGGGCTGGACGTGGTGGTGTTGCTCGCGGACGTCCACGCCTACCTCAACGGGAAGGGCACCTTCGAGGAGATTCGGGAGACGGCCGACCAGATGAAAGAGCAGTTCCTCGCGTACGGCCTCGACGAGGAGTCGACGGAGTTCGTGCTCGGCTCCGAGTACCAACTCGACGAGGACTACGTGCTCGACCAGCACGAACTCGAACTGGAGACGTCGCTGAACCGCGCCCAGCGCGCGATGGCCGAAATCCAGAGCGGCGAGACGGCGAAGGTGAGCCACGTCGTCTACCCGCTGATGCAGGCCCTGGACATCGAGTACCTCGACGTCGACCTCGCCATCGGCGGGATGGACCAGCGGAAGGTCCACATGCTCGCCCGCGAGGAACTGCCGAGTCTCGGCTACCGGAAGCCGCCAGCGCTCCACACGCCCATCGTCGGCGACCTGTCGACGGGCGAGGGGAAGATGAGTTCCAGCGAGGGCGTCACGCTCTCGATGGAGGACGCCACCGAGGACATCGAGGAGAAGGTGAACTCGGCGTTCTGCCCGCCCGAGCGCGACCCCGAGGGCGAGAAGGTCAACCCCGTCCTCGAACTGTTCCAGTACCACGTCTTCCCCCGCTTCGAGGAAGTGGTCGTGGAGCGCCCCGACGAGTACGGCGGCGACCTCGTCTACGAGGACTACGACGACCTCGCCGACGACCTCGAATCCGGCGAACTCCACCCGGCGGACGCGAAGGGCGCGCTCGCGACGTACCTCGACGAACTCATCGCACCGGGCCGAAAGCGACTGCGAGAGATTCGCGGCGAGTAGCGTTCCCGAGCGAAGTGAGGGAGCGGTTCGGCCGTCCGGCTTTTCAGTCCCGAGGCGCTATCCCCGACTCCGATGGTCGAACACTGCGACAAGTGCGGCACGAGTCTTGACCCGGAACAGCCGCGCCACCAGCGCTACGTGTTCGAGGCGGCGGCCGACGACACGGAGACGACGACCGGCCGGCTCTGCTCGGACTGCTTCTTCGAGTTCGAGGAGTGGCTGGAGACGAAGTCGGTCACGGAGTCGGCGTAGGCCGAGCCTTCTAAACCGCGGGTTCGCGTAGGCTCGGGCATGACTGCGCCCGACTTCGAGGCGACGGCGGACGCGTTCGGGCGGCTCGCCGACCCGGTTCGCGTCGAGATTCTGGCGACGCTCTGGCAGGCCGAGGACTCGGTGTTGCCGTACTCCGAGTTGCGGGACGCCGTCGGCCTCCGGGACTCCGGACGGTTCAACTACCACCTCACGAAACTCACCGACCAGTTCGTCG
The nucleotide sequence above comes from Halobacterium litoreum. Encoded proteins:
- a CDS encoding AAA family ATPase, whose protein sequence is MDAPLWTDTHAPTLADLPQADVRDRLRDAVDEPVNLVVYGPEGAGKTAAVRALADEAHADPENDLVELNVADFFGMTKKEVSEDPRFASFIDSKRRRNSSKADLINHVLKESASYPPVSGDYNTIVLDNAEAIREDFQQALRRVMERHHEATQFVITTRQPSKLIPPIHSRCFPVSVRAPTPDETVAVLRDIVEAEGVDHDEDGLEFVAGYAEGNLRKAILGAQTTAEQAGEVTMNAAYETLQDVGADDAVESMLDDAEAGDFTDARKTLDDLLVDEGMDGEEVLRELLDVGRSRYSGDELAQLHRLAGDVEFDLTQGNSDRIQLGRLLAEFGR
- a CDS encoding DUF7282 domain-containing protein encodes the protein MNVRRLAVIAVVGALVLWGGATAATASHATATTDTTVDATTATVQEANATVAFDDQTVEDGTVTVRNVTLPEGGYVTIHDDTLFEGDALGSVVGVSEYLDAGTHENVTVTLYEGVSGADFENATPPNGSEVLVAMPHLETGDDETYDFVATNGSEDGPYTTGGQAVVDSAKVTFGDAEETRTRGIVVSNLVAPNYAAPNSTVTVEATLVNEDPAERTEDVAFRLEGGSVDVVVHERVTVPANNETTVTFEVDTTGVPTDEYIHGVTTYNSSEFATITVTENAQVDIDEQETNGSTVTVDEAYLPEGGYVTIHDSSLLDGEVTGSVVGVSEYLEPGHYENVEVTLDEAMAEDDTLIAMPHLETTDDETYDFVDSEGEDDGPYVTNGQPVTDAANVTVA
- the rnz gene encoding ribonuclease Z, with the translated sequence MTLQVTFLGTSAAVPTTERNPSSVFVRREGDAFLFDAGEGTQRQMMRYGTGFDVSDVFVTHAHGDHVFGLPGLVHTLDFNDREDPLTIHVPRGVREQVADLVFAVGGDTGFPVRIREVAAGETVLDREAYEIRTFTTDHRTDSVGYALVEDDRKGRFDREHAEELGVPVGPKFSRLHDGQAVELEDGTVVEPEQVVGDPRPGRTIVYTGDTRPHDAVREAADGADLLIHDATFANDANERAAQTGHSTAGEAAKIAAEAGVRALALTHVSSRYAGDARELKRDAEKGFPGEVFVAHDGMEYDVTFPDTD
- a CDS encoding tyrosine--tRNA ligase; this translates as MDTYELVTRNAAEVVTEEEVRALADDPDGKRAYVGYEPSGVLHLGHLLTANKLIDLQDAGLDVVVLLADVHAYLNGKGTFEEIRETADQMKEQFLAYGLDEESTEFVLGSEYQLDEDYVLDQHELELETSLNRAQRAMAEIQSGETAKVSHVVYPLMQALDIEYLDVDLAIGGMDQRKVHMLAREELPSLGYRKPPALHTPIVGDLSTGEGKMSSSEGVTLSMEDATEDIEEKVNSAFCPPERDPEGEKVNPVLELFQYHVFPRFEEVVVERPDEYGGDLVYEDYDDLADDLESGELHPADAKGALATYLDELIAPGRKRLREIRGE
- a CDS encoding DUF460 domain-containing protein, which encodes MSTRTSALDARVFGVDVQSGDVRGDAPSYALVVFDGETVERDVVTRRKLLRRIDSEEPAIVATDNMYELAADKDQLVHVLRGLPDETKLVQVTGDERPEPLSRVAKRHGVPYGKPAMEEAEAAARLAARNVGYEVSAFTDETEVKVSRGRSTGGGGGWSEDRFTRRIHGSVKREARSVASKLDDAGLDYERDVTEKYGGYANAVFTVQARPEDIPVSGRRSGDTRVEVEPVRRDGIEFVPLARRRDRVFVGVDPGTTTAVALVSLDGRVLDVTSTRTADTAAVIEWIIERGRPVLVAADVRPMPDTVEKIRASFDAAGWRPEADLPVDEKQHRTREEGYEDDHQRDAMAAALFAHDDHADRIERVREATPRDLDAGEVVARVLSGESLQGVLNDLTETEEPEPEESTHDPRELTEEERRIRDLESQVERLQSHVDGLETEVAEKEAEIEGYEEELSEARREERQEARERREVTQLQWENDRLETELEEERERADELAAKLERLKELWKLDHSNFADVNKSGDLVAVKPIEQFTVDAIEAVDEEYGIAKGDVVYLRDASGAGRRTAELLADFRPRVVLRSGGLSDAADEVLFEREVPVGPADDVTIREIDELAIASEADVEAVVADWKERKAEREREQKESMVDSIISEHRADRE
- a CDS encoding DICT sensory domain-containing protein; the encoded protein is MTLADVVDAASRRRKSLVHFAPEPGAFAAQFDARNVDVDFRRLPEGGPDPFVAVYEAGEFVAAVTVADLRAFLEPPSARAFDRDALPPAHRALFDLFDDTVFASLTRRQLLATAREIEDRAWRTGRGELHAGFQSLAAFEAQRPVYRRLAAGTRLDVHVYVVPSADTDALDESPVTVHASPSSAVGRYWFVVFDGGGTDQQSALVAEQRGENDYYGAWTYEPEFVDAALAAVRGLA
- a CDS encoding DUF7344 domain-containing protein, whose translation is MVNRDDTPAQSEAGPPRSDAAVDGPDPDDLFVALADATRRRVLWYLRAEDEVAVDDLVDVLAGWQLADTDVVDAADRERIAVSLHHVHLPRLANAGLVEWDAGNVSLADVPAGASELIRDAYEYDRAVAGVE